A single region of the Prevotella sp. HUN102 genome encodes:
- a CDS encoding PcfJ domain-containing protein, whose protein sequence is MKPRNKFEKAVLAESKNLRQITKTQCKWAFRECIDHFAYRLPKGRTTCMDCGHSWTMEKPKDTCTCPHCRARLQVRETFERKIRQKQYFTILTTCGEYQILRMFLLSAEMEKGCKATSYVIEIGQYWWNAQGRQVVIAVQRTLGRYIDTFSFCSPMAVRNDNEAYRHISYSQIYPKFKATDTLRRNGFKDDFHGIAPTRLIPALLSDSRVETLLKADSTEHLKYFLNNSRTFDACWQSYKIAVRNGYIIEDISIWCDYVDMLRRLGKDIHSPKYVCPINLHREHDRRQSELRKQREKEEEEKKRQKAMEEEKRFHELKSKFFGLAFSDGTIQIHVLESVQEHLEEGVAMHHCVFDSAYYLKENSLILSATIEGKRIETIEVNLDTLKVVQSRGVCNKNTEYHDQIVSLVNANRKLIRQRMRATA, encoded by the coding sequence ATGAAACCGAGAAATAAGTTTGAGAAGGCAGTACTTGCAGAGAGCAAGAACCTACGCCAAATAACCAAGACACAATGTAAGTGGGCATTTAGAGAGTGTATAGACCATTTCGCCTACCGCTTGCCCAAAGGTCGCACAACGTGTATGGATTGTGGGCATAGTTGGACAATGGAAAAGCCGAAGGACACTTGCACCTGCCCTCATTGCAGGGCAAGGTTGCAGGTCAGGGAAACCTTTGAACGCAAGATAAGGCAGAAACAATACTTTACGATACTTACCACTTGTGGAGAATACCAAATACTAAGAATGTTCCTCCTCTCCGCAGAAATGGAGAAAGGATGCAAGGCAACGTCCTATGTTATAGAAATCGGTCAGTATTGGTGGAACGCACAAGGAAGGCAAGTTGTGATAGCCGTCCAACGAACATTGGGAAGATACATTGACACTTTCTCTTTCTGTTCGCCAATGGCAGTACGCAATGATAATGAAGCCTATCGCCATATATCTTACTCTCAGATATATCCCAAATTCAAGGCTACGGACACACTCCGCAGGAATGGATTTAAGGACGATTTTCACGGCATTGCCCCGACAAGACTTATTCCAGCCTTGCTCTCCGATAGCCGTGTGGAAACCTTGTTGAAAGCAGATAGCACCGAGCATCTGAAATACTTCCTTAATAATTCGAGGACATTTGACGCTTGTTGGCAATCTTATAAAATAGCAGTCCGCAACGGCTATATCATAGAGGATATTTCGATTTGGTGCGACTACGTGGATATGCTCCGCAGATTGGGCAAGGACATACACAGCCCAAAGTATGTTTGTCCCATCAATCTGCATAGGGAACACGACCGCAGACAAAGCGAACTCCGCAAACAAAGGGAAAAGGAAGAAGAGGAGAAGAAACGCCAAAAGGCAATGGAGGAAGAGAAGCGTTTCCACGAACTCAAATCCAAGTTCTTCGGTCTTGCCTTTTCAGACGGCACAATCCAAATCCACGTATTGGAGAGTGTACAGGAACATTTGGAGGAGGGGGTGGCAATGCACCATTGCGTATTTGATAGTGCCTACTATCTCAAAGAAAACTCGCTAATCCTTTCGGCAACCATTGAGGGCAAACGGATAGAAACGATTGAGGTCAATCTGGACACGCTTAAAGTAGTGCAAAGTCGTGGCGTGTGCAATAAGAATACGGAATATCACGACCAAATCGTGAGCCTTGTCAATGCTAACCGTAAATTGATAAGACAGAGAATGAGAGCAACAGCATAA
- a CDS encoding antirestriction protein ArdA, which yields MEAMDLNEARIYVGTYAKYNNGSLQGEWVELSEFYDWDDLMERCAEIHEDEEEPEFMFQAWEEIPDGLIDEGHLEENFFELRDELDRLNDTEKEAFWIWVEGNNTQLTQDAYSLVKSFRSDYIGSYSSREDFAEELAKMENELPDFALNYFDFSKFADDLFDTDFWYKDGYVFRNE from the coding sequence ATGGAAGCAATGGATTTGAACGAAGCACGCATCTATGTTGGCACTTATGCCAAGTACAACAACGGCTCATTGCAGGGCGAATGGGTGGAACTTTCGGAGTTTTATGATTGGGACGACTTGATGGAGCGTTGTGCCGAGATACACGAGGACGAGGAAGAACCCGAATTTATGTTCCAAGCGTGGGAGGAAATCCCCGATGGTCTGATAGACGAAGGACATTTAGAGGAAAATTTCTTTGAACTTCGAGACGAGTTGGACAGACTGAACGACACGGAGAAAGAAGCCTTTTGGATATGGGTGGAAGGAAACAATACCCAACTCACACAAGACGCTTACAGCCTTGTAAAGTCTTTCCGATCCGACTACATCGGCAGTTATTCAAGCAGGGAGGATTTTGCGGAAGAACTTGCGAAAATGGAGAATGAATTACCCGATTTTGCGCTGAATTACTTCGACTTCTCCAAATTTGCCGATGACCTTTTTGATACGGACTTTTGGTATAAGGACGGCTATGTATTTCGCAACGAATAA
- a CDS encoding PcfK-like family protein: MKGTEHFKSVIQCYLENRASYDELFAENFRKESKNIDECITYILTEVQRMECAGLSDEEVYSLAVHYYDEDNIEVGKSINCQVVVNHTIELTEEEKAEARKKAIERYQAEEYRKLTAKKPKAEKQEEQHPQPSLFEF; this comes from the coding sequence ATGAAAGGAACAGAACATTTCAAGAGCGTAATCCAATGTTACTTGGAGAACAGAGCATCATACGATGAACTCTTTGCGGAGAATTTCCGCAAAGAAAGCAAGAACATAGACGAGTGCATTACCTACATCTTGACGGAAGTCCAAAGAATGGAGTGTGCAGGTCTGTCCGATGAGGAGGTATATTCCCTTGCCGTTCACTACTACGATGAGGATAACATCGAGGTGGGCAAATCAATCAACTGCCAAGTCGTGGTAAACCATACTATCGAACTTACAGAGGAGGAAAAAGCAGAAGCACGGAAAAAGGCTATCGAGCGATACCAAGCAGAGGAATACCGCAAACTTACCGCCAAGAAACCCAAAGCGGAAAAGCAGGAGGAACAGCACCCCCAACCCTCATTATTCGAGTTTTAA
- a CDS encoding HU family DNA-binding protein, whose product MDYSLNKRKMTIGVNKGKDMFVANPVCQKQRISFERLCERMAEDTTVGEADIAAVFFKLRKVLSQFCSQGYIVDAGPMGTFRPTFTSKAVEKEEDFKPSENITKTQILFTPTPEFRQLKNVEFFRVEKQEKKKAKPKPSGSGSEEGEENP is encoded by the coding sequence ATGGACTATTCATTGAACAAAAGAAAGATGACCATCGGAGTGAACAAGGGCAAGGATATGTTCGTGGCAAATCCTGTCTGCCAGAAACAGCGCATATCGTTCGAGAGACTCTGCGAACGAATGGCAGAGGACACAACCGTGGGCGAGGCAGACATCGCCGCCGTGTTCTTTAAACTCCGCAAGGTGCTGAGCCAGTTCTGCTCGCAGGGCTACATCGTGGACGCAGGTCCGATGGGCACGTTCCGTCCTACCTTCACGTCGAAGGCAGTGGAAAAAGAGGAAGATTTCAAGCCCTCTGAAAACATTACCAAGACGCAGATTCTTTTCACTCCCACGCCGGAATTCCGTCAGTTGAAGAACGTGGAGTTCTTCCGGGTGGAAAAACAGGAAAAGAAGAAGGCAAAGCCAAAGCCATCGGGCAGCGGCTCGGAAGAGGGTGAAGAGAATCCGTAA
- a CDS encoding class I SAM-dependent methyltransferase codes for METRKLTSIPETMLIPLWARATETENRGGLIYDETAKRIISNIDYDFTKFKNGKLSQVGCCIRAKLIDSDTKNFLSRHPDAVVIQLGAGLDARWQRMGFPKVTHWFDLDLKETIDLRRQFIPETEYNTYLELSMFDYQWIEKVKSFGKPVLIIIEGVLMYFKPEEVKKFFLTLCGQFSEATILFDMLAFLALKHGKHHDTVRKMEGNPEFLWSELETRTMETWHGKLHIAHEYYMSDYDEKRFPLLVRLLYRIPYFYKRFNQRIVEVEIK; via the coding sequence ATGGAGACAAGAAAACTGACGAGCATACCCGAAACAATGCTCATACCACTATGGGCGCGTGCTACGGAGACGGAAAACAGGGGTGGACTGATTTACGATGAAACTGCAAAGCGCATCATCAGCAATATTGATTACGATTTCACGAAGTTCAAGAACGGAAAACTCTCACAGGTGGGGTGCTGTATCCGCGCAAAACTGATTGACAGCGATACGAAGAACTTCCTTTCAAGGCATCCCGACGCCGTGGTAATACAGTTGGGTGCAGGTCTGGATGCCCGTTGGCAACGGATGGGATTTCCGAAAGTTACCCATTGGTTCGACCTTGATTTGAAGGAAACTATCGACCTTAGGCGACAATTCATACCCGAAACCGAATACAACACCTATCTGGAACTTTCGATGTTCGACTATCAGTGGATTGAGAAAGTGAAATCGTTCGGAAAACCTGTGCTTATCATCATCGAAGGGGTGCTGATGTATTTCAAGCCCGAAGAAGTAAAGAAGTTTTTCCTGACCCTGTGCGGACAGTTCAGCGAGGCTACAATCCTCTTCGATATGCTTGCCTTCTTGGCTCTGAAGCACGGAAAGCATCACGATACGGTGCGGAAAATGGAAGGAAATCCGGAATTTCTGTGGTCGGAACTGGAAACAAGAACGATGGAAACGTGGCACGGGAAACTGCACATCGCACACGAATACTATATGAGCGATTACGACGAGAAGCGTTTCCCCTTGCTGGTGCGTTTGCTTTACAGGATTCCCTATTTCTACAAACGCTTCAATCAACGCATAGTGGAGGTGGAAATAAAGTAA
- the mfd gene encoding transcription-repair coupling factor, with translation MKIQDINELYATLPQGGALMKMMEEKSVRTIFLQGLLASATPMFFASMAKRWQKTLLFVLNDNDEAGYFYNDLKTIAMPEEGKEQVAEVLFFPSSYRRAVKYGQRDAGNEILRTEVLSRLSAVSGSGAKNRLPLYIVTEPSALAELVVAKHKLDERTLSVSVGQVLDVMEVEKTLRSYGFNQVDYVYEPGQFAVRGSILDVYSFSSELPFRIDFFGNDVETIRTFEVETQLSCDKREKVDIVPELATLSEEKIPFLQFLPKDTVLVMKDFLYVHDTIDRIYKDGFTAQALTEQMEGKTEMEQRDIQKNFQVSSQLVSAAQFTDDALNFRRVEFGPNRAVDAPSLNGVVESKAVIHFNVTAQPLFHKNFDLLTRSLKDYLLQGYRLYILADSEKQTARLREIFDNMDDAPVSENTSVADRIPFIPVNRTIHEGFIDNDLRACFLTDHQIFDRFHKYNLKSDKARQGKMALTMKELQEMEPGDFLVHVDFGIGKFAGLVRVPAGESYQEMIRLVYQHNDIVDVSIHSLYKISKYRRADSGEQPRLSILGSGAWDRLKEKTKKRIKDIARDLIKLYAKRRHEKGHAYPPDSYLQHELEASFLYEDTPDQLKATQELKQDMESVRPMDRLICGDVGFGKTEVAVRAAFKAACDGKQVAVLVPTTVLAFQHYQTFRKRLKNMPVRVDYLSRARSAKQTKDVLADLAEGKIDILVGTHKLIGKNVKWKDIGLLIIDEEQKFGVSTKEKLRQLKSNVDTLTMSATPIPRTLQFSLMGARDMSIMRTPPPNRYPIQTEISTFTHEVIADAINFEMSRNGQVFFVNDRISNLPEIAKLINKYVPDCRIAIGHGQMKPEQLEEIVMGFMNHDYDLLLSTTIVENGIDISNANTIIINDAHRFGLSDLHQMRGRVGRSNKKAFCYLLAPPLAALNPQSRRRLEALETFSDLGSGFNLAMQDLDIRGAGNLLGAEQSGFMEDLGYETYQKILSQAVTELKNDEFQDLYAKEIAEGKQINGDDFVDDCAIESDLEMYFPDNYVPGSSERMLLYRELDNIERDEELDAYRKRLEDRFGPVPRQGEELMQVVALRRVGKRLGCEKIMLKQSTLQMQFVSNPDSAYYKSQAFGRCLDYIGYHPQRCTLKEKFGKRFMVVSKVKTVGEAVFILREIERGK, from the coding sequence ATGAAGATACAAGACATAAACGAACTATACGCCACCTTGCCACAAGGTGGTGCCTTGATGAAAATGATGGAAGAAAAGTCGGTGCGGACGATTTTTCTTCAGGGATTATTGGCTTCAGCCACACCGATGTTCTTTGCCTCGATGGCAAAGAGATGGCAAAAGACGCTGCTCTTTGTGCTGAACGATAATGACGAGGCAGGTTATTTCTACAACGATTTAAAAACAATAGCTATGCCCGAGGAGGGCAAGGAACAGGTTGCCGAGGTGCTGTTCTTTCCCTCTTCGTATCGCAGAGCCGTGAAATACGGTCAGCGCGATGCCGGAAACGAGATTCTGCGTACGGAAGTGCTCTCACGGCTGTCGGCTGTAAGCGGGTCGGGAGCGAAAAACAGGTTGCCTCTTTATATCGTTACCGAACCTTCGGCATTGGCAGAACTCGTTGTGGCAAAGCACAAACTGGACGAACGCACCCTATCTGTTTCCGTCGGACAGGTGCTCGACGTGATGGAAGTGGAGAAGACGCTGCGTTCGTATGGGTTCAATCAGGTGGACTATGTTTACGAACCCGGGCAGTTTGCCGTCCGCGGCAGCATTCTCGACGTGTACTCTTTCTCCAGCGAACTGCCGTTCCGTATCGACTTCTTCGGCAACGACGTGGAAACCATCCGTACTTTTGAAGTGGAGACGCAGCTATCCTGCGACAAACGGGAGAAGGTGGACATAGTACCGGAACTCGCTACGCTGTCGGAAGAGAAGATTCCTTTCCTTCAGTTTCTTCCGAAAGATACGGTGCTCGTGATGAAAGACTTTCTCTATGTCCACGACACCATCGACAGGATATATAAGGACGGCTTTACGGCACAGGCCCTGACGGAGCAGATGGAGGGCAAGACGGAAATGGAGCAGCGCGATATTCAGAAGAACTTTCAGGTAAGTTCGCAACTCGTTTCTGCCGCTCAGTTTACCGATGATGCGCTGAACTTCCGTCGCGTGGAGTTCGGTCCCAATCGTGCCGTGGATGCGCCGTCGCTGAATGGAGTTGTGGAGAGCAAGGCCGTCATCCATTTCAATGTTACGGCACAGCCTCTTTTCCATAAGAATTTCGATTTGCTCACACGAAGCCTCAAGGACTATCTATTGCAGGGTTACAGGCTCTATATCCTTGCCGACAGCGAGAAACAGACGGCACGTCTGCGCGAGATATTCGACAATATGGACGACGCCCCTGTGTCTGAAAACACGTCTGTTGCCGACAGGATACCGTTCATTCCGGTCAATCGCACGATTCACGAGGGATTCATCGACAACGACCTGCGTGCGTGCTTCCTCACGGACCACCAGATATTCGACCGTTTCCACAAGTACAACCTGAAATCGGACAAGGCACGTCAGGGAAAGATGGCTCTGACGATGAAGGAACTGCAGGAAATGGAACCGGGCGACTTCCTCGTACACGTGGACTTCGGCATCGGCAAGTTCGCAGGTCTGGTGCGCGTTCCGGCAGGCGAATCCTATCAGGAAATGATTCGTCTGGTATATCAGCACAACGACATCGTGGACGTTTCCATTCATTCCCTGTACAAAATCAGCAAATACCGCCGTGCCGACAGCGGCGAACAGCCACGCCTTTCCATTCTCGGCTCGGGTGCGTGGGACAGATTGAAGGAGAAAACCAAGAAGAGAATCAAGGACATTGCACGCGACCTGATAAAGCTCTACGCCAAACGGAGGCACGAGAAAGGCCACGCCTATCCTCCCGATTCCTATTTGCAGCACGAACTGGAGGCATCGTTCCTCTATGAAGACACGCCCGACCAACTGAAGGCCACGCAGGAACTGAAGCAGGATATGGAGAGTGTGCGCCCGATGGACAGACTCATCTGCGGCGACGTGGGATTCGGAAAAACCGAAGTGGCCGTGCGGGCGGCGTTCAAGGCAGCCTGCGACGGCAAGCAGGTGGCAGTCTTGGTGCCCACTACGGTATTGGCTTTTCAGCATTATCAGACTTTCAGGAAACGTCTGAAGAATATGCCGGTGCGTGTGGACTATCTCTCCCGAGCACGTTCGGCGAAGCAGACGAAAGATGTTCTGGCAGATTTGGCTGAGGGGAAGATAGATATTCTCGTGGGAACGCACAAGCTGATTGGCAAGAACGTGAAGTGGAAAGACATTGGCCTGCTGATTATCGACGAGGAGCAGAAGTTCGGAGTTTCCACAAAGGAGAAGCTGCGCCAACTGAAGTCGAACGTGGATACGCTCACGATGTCGGCCACGCCCATTCCCCGCACCTTGCAGTTTTCGCTGATGGGTGCCCGCGATATGAGCATAATGCGCACGCCCCCCCCCAACCGTTATCCGATTCAGACGGAGATAAGCACGTTCACACACGAAGTGATAGCCGATGCGATAAACTTCGAGATGAGCCGCAACGGACAGGTGTTCTTCGTGAACGACCGTATTTCCAACTTGCCCGAGATAGCAAAGCTCATCAACAAATACGTGCCCGACTGCCGTATCGCCATCGGCCACGGACAGATGAAGCCCGAGCAGCTCGAGGAAATCGTAATGGGATTTATGAACCACGACTACGACCTTCTGCTCTCCACCACCATCGTTGAGAACGGCATAGACATATCGAATGCCAACACAATCATCATCAACGATGCGCACCGGTTCGGACTTTCCGACCTGCACCAGATGCGCGGCCGTGTGGGACGGTCGAACAAAAAGGCGTTCTGCTATCTCCTTGCGCCACCGTTGGCTGCATTGAATCCCCAATCGCGCCGTCGTCTGGAAGCACTCGAAACCTTCTCCGACCTCGGAAGTGGCTTCAATCTCGCTATGCAAGACCTCGATATCCGCGGAGCCGGCAATCTTCTCGGGGCAGAACAGAGCGGGTTTATGGAGGATCTGGGCTATGAGACCTATCAGAAGATTCTCTCGCAGGCCGTTACGGAGCTGAAGAACGACGAGTTTCAGGACCTTTATGCCAAGGAGATTGCCGAGGGGAAGCAGATCAACGGCGACGACTTCGTGGACGACTGCGCCATTGAGAGCGATCTCGAAATGTACTTCCCCGACAACTATGTGCCCGGCAGCAGCGAACGGATGCTGCTCTATCGTGAGCTGGACAACATTGAGCGCGATGAGGAACTCGATGCGTACAGGAAACGGCTGGAAGACCGTTTCGGCCCCGTTCCCCGTCAGGGAGAGGAACTGATGCAGGTGGTTGCGCTCCGTCGGGTGGGCAAACGGCTCGGATGCGAAAAGATTATGCTCAAGCAAAGCACGCTCCAGATGCAGTTCGTGTCCAATCCCGACAGTGCCTATTACAAGAGTCAGGCTTTCGGCAGATGCCTCGACTACATCGGCTACCACCCTCAACGCTGCACACTCAAAGAGAAGTTCGGCAAACGCTTTATGGTCGTCTCAAAGGTAAAGACCGTCGGCGAAGCCGTGTTTATATTAAGAGAGATAGAGAGGGGTAAGTGA
- a CDS encoding polyprenol monophosphomannose synthase: MTSDSIVIIPTYNEKENMEKIIRAVFGLEKAFHILVIDDGSPDGTAQIVHRLIETEFADRLFIIERTGKQGLGTAYIRGFKWALEHNYDFIFEMDADFSHDPNDLPRLYAATHDEGFDVAVGSRYVSGVNVVNWPIGRVLMSYFASKYVRLITGFHVHDTTAGFVCYRRRVLETIPLDEIRFKGYAFQIEMKYTSHKIGFKIKEVPVIFVNRREGTSKMSGGIFSEAFFGVMQLRIDGWFRKYPQIRN; this comes from the coding sequence ATGACAAGTGACAGTATTGTAATCATACCAACATACAACGAGAAAGAGAATATGGAAAAGATTATCCGTGCCGTTTTCGGCTTGGAAAAAGCTTTCCATATATTGGTAATCGACGACGGAAGCCCTGACGGAACGGCGCAGATTGTGCATCGTCTGATAGAGACTGAATTTGCCGACCGTCTGTTCATCATTGAACGCACAGGCAAACAGGGATTGGGCACGGCGTATATCCGTGGTTTCAAGTGGGCTTTGGAGCACAACTACGACTTCATCTTCGAGATGGATGCAGACTTCAGCCACGACCCGAACGACCTCCCTCGCCTCTATGCGGCCACTCACGACGAAGGATTCGACGTGGCAGTGGGTTCCCGCTACGTCAGCGGCGTGAACGTTGTAAACTGGCCTATCGGGCGTGTGCTGATGAGTTATTTCGCAAGCAAGTACGTCAGGCTCATAACAGGATTCCACGTACACGACACCACAGCCGGATTCGTCTGCTACCGTCGCAGAGTGCTCGAAACAATTCCGTTGGACGAAATACGTTTCAAGGGCTATGCCTTCCAGATAGAAATGAAATACACCTCTCACAAGATAGGTTTCAAGATAAAGGAAGTGCCCGTTATCTTCGTGAACCGCCGCGAGGGAACGAGCAAGATGAGCGGCGGCATCTTCTCCGAAGCCTTCTTCGGCGTGATGCAGTTGCGTATCGACGGGTGGTTCCGTAAATATCCCCAAATCAGAAACTGA
- a CDS encoding 1-acyl-sn-glycerol-3-phosphate acyltransferase, with amino-acid sequence MNPLSDNTQTTISQGKKQSGFNPFKLLFVFIYGVYTLFIFLPLFLLASLLTALTTMFGCAVGNGHFWGYYPAKWWGWLTIRLLFLPVKVEGREHLQPKQSYVFVSNHQGAFDIFLIYGFLGRNFKWMMKKGIRKIPFIGVACEYAHHIFVDKSGASKIKKTYDQARETLQKGMSLVVFPEGARSFTGHMGQFRRGAFMLADELQLPVCPITINGSFDVMPRTKDWHFPVWHPLRLTIHKPIAPKGKGAEFEKQVMAEAYEVVNSALVPEYQSYVENPDQ; translated from the coding sequence ATGAATCCTTTGTCAGATAACACACAAACAACAATCAGCCAAGGTAAAAAGCAGAGTGGTTTCAACCCCTTCAAACTGCTTTTTGTTTTCATATACGGTGTCTATACATTATTTATCTTTCTCCCTCTGTTTCTCCTCGCATCCTTGCTGACTGCATTGACAACAATGTTTGGCTGTGCTGTCGGAAACGGACACTTTTGGGGATATTACCCCGCAAAGTGGTGGGGATGGCTCACTATCAGACTCCTTTTTCTGCCCGTAAAGGTGGAAGGACGCGAGCATCTTCAGCCCAAACAGAGCTATGTGTTCGTCAGCAATCATCAAGGCGCATTCGATATCTTCCTGATTTACGGATTTCTGGGACGTAATTTCAAGTGGATGATGAAGAAGGGAATCCGTAAGATTCCGTTCATCGGCGTAGCTTGTGAGTACGCCCATCACATTTTTGTAGACAAGAGCGGTGCCAGCAAGATAAAGAAAACCTATGATCAGGCACGCGAAACCTTGCAAAAAGGTATGTCGCTGGTGGTGTTTCCCGAAGGAGCACGCAGCTTTACCGGACATATGGGACAGTTCCGTCGTGGTGCCTTTATGCTTGCTGACGAACTCCAGTTACCCGTTTGTCCTATAACCATCAATGGCTCTTTCGATGTGATGCCGCGAACCAAGGACTGGCATTTCCCGGTATGGCATCCCCTGCGCCTCACTATCCACAAGCCTATCGCCCCAAAGGGCAAGGGAGCGGAGTTTGAAAAGCAGGTAATGGCAGAAGCCTACGAAGTGGTAAACTCTGCGCTCGTACCGGAATATCAGAGTTACGTGGAGAATCCCGACCAGTAA
- a CDS encoding metallophosphoesterase, with product MIARIVIPLLLIIVLSDVYIDAHYFRKHYKISWWLRLLWWVPTIFLVCYTCILASIRNFAPTDLTWLNTYLVLIGMVVGPKAIFTFFSSIGWFVRKYITHTHRNWGHYVGLLVGALMVGTYIYGLTLGFSEIRVKNIDLSFEDLPESFDGYRIVHVSDLHLGTFQGWRENILKAEMDSIAKQKADLILFTGDIQNMRPQEVETLAHYLKEPLKGTIAVLGNHDYTEYVKGTPEELSAQERRLQSVIRDTLGWTLLNNSSVEIYNGKDHIYICGEENDGKPPFPHKVDVAKAMKGISKEAFVIMLQHDPSAWRRSILPNTHAQLTLSGHTHGGQMQIFGLRPTHLRLTEDYGLYEDNGRMLYITAGLGGLVPFRLNMPNEITVITLHSKKK from the coding sequence ATGATAGCAAGAATTGTTATACCCTTGTTGCTCATAATCGTGCTGTCCGATGTTTATATCGATGCACATTATTTCCGCAAGCACTATAAGATATCTTGGTGGTTGCGGCTCCTTTGGTGGGTTCCAACCATATTTCTCGTGTGCTATACCTGCATACTGGCATCCATCAGAAACTTTGCACCAACAGACCTGACGTGGCTTAATACTTACTTGGTGCTCATAGGAATGGTGGTCGGACCGAAGGCTATCTTTACTTTCTTCTCGTCCATTGGATGGTTCGTTAGGAAATATATTACCCATACGCATCGCAACTGGGGGCATTACGTCGGTCTCTTGGTCGGAGCGTTGATGGTGGGAACCTATATCTACGGGCTTACTTTAGGCTTTTCGGAAATCAGAGTAAAGAACATAGACCTGTCATTTGAAGACCTTCCGGAGTCTTTCGACGGCTATCGCATTGTTCACGTGTCCGATCTTCATCTGGGAACATTCCAAGGATGGCGCGAAAATATTCTAAAAGCAGAGATGGACAGTATTGCAAAACAGAAAGCAGACTTGATTCTCTTCACGGGAGACATTCAGAATATGCGTCCACAGGAAGTGGAAACGCTTGCTCATTATCTCAAAGAACCGTTGAAAGGAACGATTGCCGTTCTCGGCAATCACGACTATACGGAATACGTGAAGGGCACGCCTGAAGAGCTGTCGGCACAGGAACGGCGACTGCAAAGCGTGATTCGAGATACTTTAGGCTGGACGTTGCTCAATAACAGCAGCGTGGAGATATACAATGGAAAAGACCATATATATATATGTGGCGAAGAAAACGACGGCAAACCTCCCTTCCCGCATAAGGTAGATGTGGCGAAAGCAATGAAAGGGATAAGCAAAGAGGCATTTGTAATAATGCTTCAGCACGATCCTTCGGCTTGGCGTCGCTCCATTCTCCCGAACACGCACGCACAACTCACGCTCTCAGGCCATACACACGGCGGACAGATGCAGATATTCGGGCTGCGCCCGACCCATCTGCGACTTACGGAAGACTACGGGCTCTACGAAGACAACGGCCGTATGCTCTACATTACGGCAGGTTTGGGAGGTCTCGTTCCTTTCCGTTTGAATATGCCCAATGAAATTACTGTAATCACATTGCATTCTAAAAAGAAATAA